A DNA window from Allokutzneria albata contains the following coding sequences:
- a CDS encoding class I SAM-dependent methyltransferase — translation MASIFNSAVAAASIGAAWELGALEELRENGKLDVQSFALQNDLDLASTQGMITALAVVGVVERDRDSVVVGRHFDEAYRTKSLFHWLCLGSGELFARMQYVLRNENRTGDFYRRDSAAIGYACRDINTQYFDPAFWAAMDDLDHDLSYVADLGCGSGGRLIQVLRRHPRAKGLGLDLAGPALKVAEKETAELGMSDRLSFAEADARNIGTRAEFAEVDLLTCFMMGHDFWPRENCVATLRRLREAFPNVRRFLLGDATRILLDDPRTEHAVTEDNVPVFTLGFEVGHAMMDVYIPTLAEWEGVFEEGGWRCVNKRLIESLTLSVIFELERA, via the coding sequence GTGGCTTCCATCTTCAACTCCGCGGTCGCCGCGGCCTCGATCGGGGCGGCCTGGGAGTTGGGAGCCCTCGAAGAGTTGCGCGAGAACGGCAAGCTGGACGTGCAGAGTTTCGCGCTGCAGAACGACCTCGACCTGGCGTCGACGCAGGGCATGATCACCGCACTGGCGGTGGTCGGCGTGGTCGAGCGGGATCGGGACAGCGTTGTGGTCGGCCGCCATTTCGACGAGGCCTACCGGACCAAGTCGCTGTTCCACTGGCTCTGCCTCGGTTCCGGCGAGCTGTTCGCGAGGATGCAGTACGTGCTGCGCAACGAGAACCGCACCGGTGACTTCTACCGGCGGGACTCGGCGGCGATCGGCTACGCCTGCCGGGACATCAACACGCAGTACTTCGACCCGGCGTTCTGGGCCGCCATGGACGACCTCGACCACGACTTATCCTACGTCGCCGACCTCGGCTGCGGCAGCGGCGGGCGGCTGATCCAGGTTCTCCGGCGCCATCCGCGGGCGAAGGGCCTCGGTCTGGACCTCGCCGGCCCCGCGCTCAAGGTCGCCGAGAAGGAGACGGCCGAACTCGGCATGTCCGACCGCCTCTCCTTCGCCGAGGCCGACGCGCGCAACATCGGGACGAGGGCCGAGTTCGCCGAGGTCGACCTGCTGACCTGCTTCATGATGGGACACGACTTCTGGCCGCGGGAGAACTGCGTCGCCACCCTGCGCAGGCTGCGGGAGGCCTTCCCCAACGTTCGCCGTTTCCTGCTCGGTGACGCCACCCGGATTCTGCTCGACGACCCGCGGACCGAGCACGCCGTGACCGAGGACAACGTGCCCGTGTTCACCCTCGGGTTCGAGGTCGGCCACGCCATGATGGATGTCTACATTCCCACCCTCGCCGAGTGGGAGGGCGTGTTCGAAGAGGGTGGCTGGCGGTGCGTGAACAAGCGCCTCATCGAGTCCCTGACGCTGTCCGTGATTTTTGAGCTGGAACGTGCGTGA
- a CDS encoding non-ribosomal peptide synthetase, with the protein MDRAVRLAASTALSFTELFEAQVMRSPEATALAHDDTWLSYAELNARANRLARALVARGATPERLVALVLPRGPEFVISVLAALKAGAPFLPIDAGYPEERIEFLFSDAAPTLVVGVGATEAVVPAGPDAVRLSLDDPGLTAELAGNRSDNLTDADRNAPLALDNAAYVIYTSGSTGRPKGVIITHAGAVTVPRLAERFGLDENSRSLQFAPTGFDAALWDIFTPLFTGGAIVAAATGRTSSYTALAELLVEQKVTHATIPPAALAAMPPETFPQGVSLFLAGEAFAPTLLATWARGRTVVNGYGATEATICTTVSRPLTDAVLPPLGTPVADTTMYVLDERLRPVEPGAVGEAYIGGIGLARGYLNRPGLTAERFVANPFERAGGVMYRTGDLVRLTTDGEWHFVGRADNQVKIRGFRVELGEIELALAAHEQVDRAAVVVRRDDEGGQQLVAHLVAAGAAELDRDTLRAFLGQRLPDYMVPALFIRHDAFPLTEHGKIDRGALSAATGTRLLPGRGAGRTEAGTPTEQRLAEIWRDVLGLDSVGFEDDFFAQGGDSLRALRVLRAAMAAFEVHIPLELLFTEPTIAGFAAAIDALDADALSTIEPAPRSGPIPLSPVQERLWFLQEFDQDSFEYNVDGGLRFVGELDRDALRTAVDGLVAAHESLRLRFGSRAGRGHQTVSPATPVDVSTVDLSGFADAERRAEFERRIRPELTRPFDLRQDPPCRWWLFRFSDTEHVLVFSLHHIVTDGTSVRLMAEELCHRYTAAVEGRAPDITSGRLQYPDFAVWQRAEWSEAATARHLDYWRGQLAELSVAEVATDYPRPAVRRGAGSRCSYRIPDELAARLRQVGADADTTLFATLVAVVQVLLARYTGEQDIAVGTVTNGRSRPEVEHMLGFFINNLVLRSEVDPGLPFGEFLRAVSGTIRDGFAHQDVPFDRIVDALRVDRDTSRTPLFQAIVVLQNAWLTDRELPGARIERADLPDVVAVADLVFEFEEADGRLEGRIGYDTALFAPETIERMAANLLTLLDAVTSDADRPIAAIPALAEDQRRRIVVDFNDSAGPQPLDVPLHELFAGHVRSAPDATAVVYGDDRLSYAELDARSSRLAHHLIGVGVRPGDVVAICAERGLDLPIGLLAILKTGAAYLTVDAKAPVERTRFMIDDAGAAVAVVTERYADQYRDIVARVIVPDSEEAEIARQPSQAPDIAVTGDDLACVLFTSGSTGRPKGAVSPHRATVHALCETGFFELGPREVILQSMGVSWDGLSLELWSALLHGATLVFYPGDSIDADVLVSEVRRHGVTTLCLAAGLFNVLAESHADLFGSVRQVLFGGDVASMAHIRTIARAYPDLRLINGYGPVETMIVAACHRVRQRDVADGRSMVPIGPPLRNRRLYVVDAALRPVPIGVAGELYIGGPGVAYGYANRPDLTAERFVADPFGPPGSRLYRTGDLARWTGEGYLEFLGRADDQVKVRGFRIEPGEIETVLADDPRVKAAVVLVREDTPGVKRLVGYVAADEGAGVDAAGLRAAAANRLPDYMVPADLVVLSEFPLTRNGKLDRAALPAPTGRLDDDHVAPRTPVEREIARVWSEVLGVHPVGVTDNFFELGGDSILSLQVVSRAREAGLALSSRLIFRHQTVAELAAATAGNAVAGAERGPVSGPVPLLPIQRWYLDHHPDHAEHFNQWMRVDLLPGTDTEALHDALRLLGAHHDALRLRFSASPEGWRQELVPAEEPVGWEHHDLSDVDPAAREARAAELFDAAQRSFRLDHGPLLRAVVVSFGDEAPAQLLLAAHHLVMDAVSWRVLLTDLTNAYQQLRRGDTAEPPARTTSFAAWADMLATAAGAGRFDDEVDHWRAGAEPVPRDLDGANLAGTARTVTVRVDRADTEALLRLVPAVYRARIDEALLTVLGSTLAGWTGRADVLIDLEGHGREDGLDVFGAEGESVDLSRTLGWFTALYPVRLSVPGGADTSETLKSVKEQLRALPRRGLGYGALRYLTGAAVDVASPEISFNYLGRWDSATADNELFHGRSLRMGLDQHPHHTRAHLIDVVATVQSGQLELSWTYSPSVHHEHTVTALAEGMANGVRDLVRHCVEPGAGGCTPSDFPLAALDQAALDRIVGADRDVVDIYPLTLMQQGMLIHSLAEPEEDVYHAQVDFVLDGVSDVNTLGRAWQEVVDRLDILRTSLVWQDVPVPLQVVRRGVELPITYFDWSGLDAREQQEELDAYLATDRAAKFTLAEPTIARVAIAALSGDSVAVVFTFHHVLLDGWSVQQIFAELFAGYARLSGRDGAATPVRRRPFADYVGWLARQDHQAAEVYWRDVLDGLPESPALPYDREPVPGHRSRGTAQVRRELPPELRRGLDALTKRKRLTLNAVVQGAWALLLAGYSGQRDVRFGSVVSGRDGDLDGVEDICGLVINTIPVRAKVDGDRPVLDWLAELQDAQARSREFSYTSLTQLAGWLGADEAAVPGRTALFDSAVVFENYPVRYDVAAEHGLGIRDLHAADANNFPLTLVFFAADEPSFMLAYDGELFDVGTMQRLADHLTELLSAIVDADGRNLAAVTMLTAAERAELARWNDTAVDYPAEATLHELFERQASRTPDRTAVVCGAGSLTYRELDESANRLAHQLIDAGVGADSIVAIMLWRGLDMVVSMLAAHKAGGGYAMIDPEYPSERIGLMLGDLTPAVVVADQDLAERLPATDTPVLRVDADAEAIAARPSVRPDGGASADTVACVMFTSGSTGRPKGVCAPHRAMVRTFTGQDFLDFGGEQVFLQYSPMSWDAAQMELWSVLLHGGTTVLCPSHKLDLPLLVSLIDEHRVTTLWLSASLFNAVVDNHPEVLDSVRQVATGGEAASTPHIRAARGRHPNLRLVHGCGPVESMVFATTHQITAEDTGPLIPIGAPMPNTRGYVLDGNLNQVPVGVAGEWYIGGDGLARGYLGLPGLTAERFVADPFGPPGSRLYRTGDLVRWRPDGTMEMLGRIDDQVKIRGHRIEPGEIEAVLLDHPDVAAASVVVREDQPGVRRLTAYLVPAGSCDAARVRDFLADRLPDYLVPAAFVVLDALPLTSTGKVDRSALPEPEERGELLAGYVAPETPTEQGLARLWVQVLGVSRVGLDDNFFDLGGDSILTIRLLSEIKAAFGVKLSPRVVFDSPTVRKLAAAVETAVLEDIERSLVQEGG; encoded by the coding sequence GTGGATCGCGCGGTACGTCTGGCGGCTTCGACGGCACTGTCGTTCACCGAGCTGTTCGAGGCACAGGTCATGCGTTCGCCGGAGGCGACGGCACTGGCGCACGACGACACGTGGTTGTCCTACGCCGAGCTGAACGCGCGGGCGAACCGGCTGGCCAGGGCACTGGTCGCCCGCGGGGCCACACCGGAGCGGCTGGTCGCGCTCGTGCTGCCGCGCGGGCCGGAGTTCGTCATCAGCGTTCTCGCCGCGCTCAAGGCGGGCGCGCCGTTCCTGCCGATCGACGCGGGCTATCCCGAGGAGCGGATCGAGTTCCTGTTCTCCGACGCGGCGCCCACGCTCGTGGTCGGCGTCGGCGCGACCGAGGCGGTGGTCCCGGCCGGCCCGGACGCCGTGCGGCTGTCGCTCGACGATCCCGGCCTCACCGCCGAGCTGGCCGGGAACCGTTCGGACAACCTCACCGACGCGGACCGGAACGCCCCGCTCGCACTGGACAACGCGGCGTACGTCATCTACACCTCCGGGTCCACCGGCAGGCCCAAGGGCGTGATCATCACGCACGCCGGTGCCGTCACCGTGCCGAGGCTGGCCGAGCGGTTCGGGCTCGACGAGAACAGCCGCTCGCTCCAGTTCGCCCCCACCGGCTTCGACGCCGCGCTCTGGGACATCTTCACCCCGCTGTTCACCGGGGGCGCGATCGTCGCCGCCGCCACCGGACGAACGAGTTCCTACACCGCGCTGGCCGAACTGCTCGTGGAGCAGAAGGTCACCCACGCCACCATTCCGCCGGCCGCGCTGGCCGCCATGCCGCCGGAGACCTTCCCCCAGGGCGTGTCGCTGTTCCTCGCCGGGGAGGCCTTCGCGCCGACCCTGCTGGCGACCTGGGCGCGGGGGCGGACGGTGGTCAACGGGTACGGCGCCACCGAGGCGACCATCTGCACCACGGTGAGCCGGCCGCTGACCGACGCGGTCCTGCCACCACTGGGCACTCCGGTCGCCGACACCACGATGTACGTGCTCGACGAACGGCTGCGGCCGGTCGAACCAGGTGCGGTGGGGGAGGCCTACATCGGCGGTATCGGCCTGGCCCGCGGCTACCTCAACCGACCGGGCCTGACCGCCGAGCGGTTCGTGGCCAACCCGTTCGAGCGAGCCGGCGGCGTGATGTACCGGACCGGTGATCTCGTCCGGCTCACCACCGACGGGGAATGGCACTTCGTCGGACGGGCCGACAACCAGGTCAAGATCCGCGGGTTCCGGGTCGAGCTGGGCGAGATCGAGCTCGCGCTCGCCGCGCACGAGCAGGTGGACCGGGCCGCGGTCGTGGTCCGCCGCGACGACGAGGGCGGCCAGCAGCTGGTGGCGCACCTGGTCGCCGCGGGCGCGGCCGAACTCGACCGGGACACGCTGCGCGCGTTCCTCGGGCAGCGGTTGCCCGACTACATGGTGCCCGCGCTGTTCATCCGGCACGACGCCTTCCCGCTGACCGAGCACGGCAAGATCGACCGCGGTGCCCTGTCCGCCGCGACCGGCACGCGGCTGCTCCCCGGCCGCGGCGCCGGGCGGACCGAGGCCGGCACACCGACCGAACAGCGCCTCGCCGAGATCTGGCGCGACGTGCTCGGGCTGGACTCGGTGGGCTTCGAGGACGACTTCTTCGCCCAGGGCGGTGACTCCCTGCGCGCGCTGAGGGTGCTGCGGGCGGCGATGGCGGCGTTCGAGGTGCACATCCCGCTCGAACTGTTGTTCACCGAGCCGACGATCGCCGGGTTCGCCGCCGCCATCGACGCGCTGGACGCCGATGCGCTGTCGACGATCGAACCGGCACCGCGGAGCGGACCCATCCCGCTGTCCCCGGTGCAGGAACGCCTGTGGTTCCTTCAGGAGTTCGACCAGGACTCGTTCGAGTACAACGTGGACGGTGGACTGAGGTTCGTCGGCGAGCTCGACCGCGATGCGCTGCGGACGGCCGTCGACGGCCTGGTCGCCGCGCACGAGTCACTGCGGCTCCGCTTCGGTTCACGAGCCGGCCGGGGGCACCAGACCGTGTCGCCCGCCACGCCGGTCGATGTGTCCACTGTGGATCTGAGCGGGTTCGCGGACGCGGAGCGCCGCGCTGAGTTCGAACGCCGGATCCGGCCGGAGCTGACCCGGCCCTTCGACCTCCGCCAGGACCCGCCGTGCCGCTGGTGGTTGTTCCGGTTCTCCGACACCGAGCACGTGCTGGTGTTCTCCCTGCACCACATCGTCACCGACGGCACGTCGGTCCGCCTGATGGCGGAGGAGCTTTGCCACCGCTACACGGCGGCCGTCGAGGGGCGCGCCCCCGACATCACGTCGGGGCGCCTGCAGTACCCGGACTTCGCCGTGTGGCAGCGGGCGGAATGGTCCGAGGCCGCGACCGCGAGGCACCTGGACTACTGGCGCGGGCAACTGGCAGAGCTGTCGGTAGCCGAAGTCGCGACCGACTACCCCCGGCCCGCGGTGCGCCGCGGTGCCGGTTCGCGGTGCTCCTACCGGATTCCGGACGAGCTGGCCGCGCGCCTGCGGCAGGTCGGCGCGGACGCCGACACCACGCTGTTCGCGACCTTGGTCGCCGTGGTGCAGGTCCTGCTCGCCCGCTACACCGGTGAGCAGGACATCGCCGTCGGCACCGTCACCAACGGCCGGAGCCGGCCCGAGGTCGAGCACATGCTCGGCTTCTTCATCAACAACCTGGTGCTGCGTTCCGAGGTCGATCCCGGCCTGCCGTTCGGCGAGTTCCTCCGCGCGGTCAGCGGCACCATCCGGGACGGCTTCGCGCACCAGGACGTGCCGTTCGACCGGATCGTCGACGCGCTGCGGGTGGACCGCGACACCAGCAGGACACCGCTGTTCCAGGCCATCGTCGTGCTGCAGAACGCCTGGTTGACCGACCGCGAACTGCCGGGCGCGCGGATCGAACGCGCGGATCTGCCCGATGTGGTGGCGGTCGCCGATCTGGTGTTCGAGTTCGAGGAGGCCGACGGGCGGCTGGAGGGCAGGATCGGCTACGACACCGCCCTGTTCGCGCCGGAGACGATCGAACGGATGGCGGCGAACCTGCTGACCCTGCTCGACGCCGTCACCAGCGACGCCGACCGGCCGATCGCCGCCATCCCGGCGCTGGCAGAAGACCAGCGCCGGCGGATCGTGGTCGACTTCAACGACTCTGCAGGCCCGCAGCCGCTGGACGTGCCGCTGCACGAACTGTTCGCCGGGCACGTCCGGTCCGCTCCGGACGCCACCGCGGTCGTCTACGGCGACGACCGGCTCAGCTACGCCGAGCTCGACGCGCGGTCCAGTCGACTGGCGCACCACCTGATCGGCGTCGGTGTGCGGCCGGGCGATGTCGTGGCGATCTGCGCCGAGCGCGGGCTCGATCTCCCGATCGGCCTGCTCGCGATCCTCAAGACCGGTGCCGCCTACCTCACCGTCGACGCGAAGGCGCCCGTCGAGCGCACCCGGTTCATGATCGACGATGCCGGTGCCGCGGTCGCTGTCGTCACGGAGCGGTACGCCGACCAGTACCGCGACATCGTCGCCAGAGTGATCGTTCCGGACTCCGAAGAGGCCGAGATCGCCCGGCAACCGAGCCAGGCCCCGGACATCGCGGTCACCGGGGACGACCTCGCCTGCGTGCTGTTCACCTCGGGCTCGACGGGCCGCCCCAAGGGCGCGGTATCACCGCACCGGGCGACCGTGCACGCCTTGTGCGAGACGGGTTTCTTCGAGCTCGGCCCGCGCGAGGTGATCCTGCAGAGCATGGGTGTCTCCTGGGACGGCCTTTCCCTGGAGCTGTGGTCGGCGCTGCTGCACGGCGCGACGCTGGTGTTCTACCCGGGCGACTCGATCGACGCCGACGTGCTGGTGTCCGAGGTGCGCAGGCACGGGGTCACCACCCTGTGCCTGGCCGCCGGGCTGTTCAACGTGCTCGCCGAGAGCCACGCGGACCTGTTCGGCTCGGTGCGCCAGGTGCTCTTCGGCGGCGACGTGGCCTCGATGGCGCACATCCGCACGATCGCGCGCGCCTACCCGGACCTCCGGCTGATCAACGGTTACGGGCCGGTGGAAACCATGATCGTCGCCGCGTGCCACCGGGTCCGGCAGCGGGACGTGGCCGACGGGCGGTCGATGGTCCCCATCGGACCGCCACTGCGCAACCGCCGCCTCTACGTCGTGGACGCCGCGTTGCGGCCGGTGCCGATCGGCGTCGCCGGTGAGCTCTACATCGGCGGCCCCGGCGTCGCGTACGGCTACGCGAACCGGCCGGACCTGACCGCGGAACGGTTCGTCGCCGATCCCTTCGGTCCGCCCGGTTCCCGGCTCTACCGGACCGGCGACCTCGCCAGGTGGACCGGCGAGGGGTATCTGGAGTTCCTCGGCCGGGCCGACGACCAGGTCAAGGTGCGCGGCTTCCGGATCGAACCCGGTGAGATCGAAACGGTGCTCGCCGACGATCCCCGGGTGAAGGCGGCCGTGGTGCTGGTGCGCGAGGACACCCCGGGGGTCAAGCGGCTGGTCGGCTACGTCGCCGCCGACGAGGGCGCGGGGGTGGACGCCGCCGGCCTGCGCGCGGCGGCCGCGAACCGCCTGCCGGACTACATGGTCCCGGCCGACCTGGTCGTGCTGAGCGAATTCCCGTTGACCCGCAACGGAAAGCTGGACCGGGCGGCCCTGCCCGCGCCGACCGGGCGGCTCGATGACGACCACGTCGCGCCGCGCACCCCGGTCGAGCGGGAGATCGCCAGGGTGTGGAGCGAGGTACTCGGTGTGCACCCCGTGGGCGTCACCGACAACTTCTTCGAGCTCGGCGGCGACTCGATCCTGAGCCTGCAGGTCGTGTCCAGGGCCCGCGAGGCCGGGCTGGCGCTCAGCTCGCGCCTCATCTTCCGCCACCAGACCGTGGCCGAGCTCGCCGCGGCGACAGCAGGGAACGCGGTCGCCGGGGCCGAACGAGGCCCGGTCTCCGGTCCGGTACCCCTCCTGCCGATCCAGCGGTGGTACCTGGACCACCACCCGGACCACGCTGAGCACTTCAACCAGTGGATGCGCGTCGACCTGTTGCCGGGCACCGACACCGAGGCGCTGCACGACGCGCTGAGGCTGCTCGGCGCCCACCACGACGCGCTGCGCCTGCGCTTCTCGGCGAGCCCGGAGGGGTGGCGGCAGGAGCTGGTCCCGGCCGAGGAGCCGGTGGGCTGGGAGCACCACGATCTGTCCGATGTGGACCCCGCGGCACGCGAGGCGCGGGCGGCCGAACTGTTCGACGCGGCGCAGCGCTCGTTCCGGCTGGACCACGGTCCGCTGCTTCGGGCCGTGGTGGTGAGTTTCGGTGACGAGGCGCCCGCCCAGTTGCTGCTGGCCGCACACCACCTGGTGATGGACGCGGTGTCCTGGCGCGTCCTGCTGACCGACCTGACCAACGCCTACCAGCAGCTTCGCCGGGGAGACACGGCGGAGCCCCCGGCACGGACCACCTCGTTCGCGGCGTGGGCCGACATGCTGGCCACTGCCGCCGGGGCCGGGCGGTTCGATGACGAGGTGGACCACTGGCGCGCCGGCGCCGAGCCGGTGCCGCGCGACCTGGACGGCGCCAACCTGGCAGGTACGGCGAGAACCGTCACGGTGCGCGTGGACCGCGCCGACACCGAGGCGCTGCTGCGGCTGGTTCCGGCCGTTTACCGCGCCAGGATCGACGAAGCGCTGCTGACCGTGCTCGGCTCGACCCTGGCCGGCTGGACCGGGCGGGCGGACGTGCTCATCGACCTGGAAGGCCACGGCCGAGAGGACGGCCTCGACGTCTTCGGCGCGGAAGGGGAGTCGGTCGACCTGTCCCGCACCCTCGGCTGGTTCACCGCGCTGTACCCGGTGCGGCTGTCCGTGCCCGGCGGCGCGGACACCTCCGAGACGCTGAAATCGGTGAAGGAGCAGCTGCGTGCCCTGCCCCGGCGCGGTCTCGGGTACGGCGCTCTGCGCTACCTCACCGGCGCCGCAGTGGACGTCGCGAGCCCCGAGATCAGCTTCAACTACCTCGGTCGATGGGACAGCGCCACGGCGGACAACGAGCTCTTCCACGGCCGCTCGCTGCGCATGGGGCTCGACCAGCACCCGCACCACACCCGGGCGCACCTGATCGACGTCGTCGCGACCGTCCAATCCGGACAGCTCGAACTGAGCTGGACGTACTCGCCCTCGGTGCACCACGAGCACACGGTCACCGCGCTCGCCGAAGGCATGGCGAACGGCGTGCGCGACCTGGTCCGCCACTGCGTCGAACCCGGCGCCGGTGGCTGCACCCCGTCGGACTTCCCGCTCGCCGCGCTGGACCAGGCCGCGCTCGACCGGATCGTCGGCGCCGACCGCGACGTGGTCGACATCTACCCGCTCACCCTGATGCAGCAGGGCATGCTGATCCACAGCCTCGCCGAACCCGAGGAGGACGTCTACCACGCACAGGTGGACTTCGTCCTCGACGGAGTGTCCGATGTGAACACCCTGGGCCGGGCGTGGCAGGAGGTCGTGGACCGGCTCGACATCCTGCGGACCTCGCTGGTGTGGCAGGACGTCCCGGTGCCGCTGCAGGTCGTGCGCCGCGGGGTGGAGCTGCCGATCACCTACTTCGACTGGTCCGGGCTCGATGCGCGCGAGCAGCAGGAGGAGCTGGACGCCTACCTGGCCACCGACCGGGCTGCGAAGTTCACGCTGGCCGAGCCGACCATCGCCAGGGTCGCCATCGCGGCGCTGTCCGGCGACAGCGTGGCCGTGGTGTTCACCTTCCACCACGTCCTGCTCGACGGCTGGAGCGTGCAGCAGATCTTCGCGGAACTGTTCGCCGGCTACGCCCGACTGTCCGGAAGGGACGGTGCGGCGACCCCGGTGCGGCGACGCCCGTTCGCCGACTACGTCGGCTGGCTCGCCCGGCAGGACCACCAGGCCGCCGAGGTGTACTGGCGGGACGTGCTGGACGGTCTGCCGGAATCCCCGGCGCTGCCCTATGACCGGGAACCGGTGCCAGGACACCGATCCCGGGGCACCGCCCAGGTGCGCAGGGAACTGCCGCCGGAGCTGCGGCGCGGACTGGACGCGCTCACCAAGCGGAAGCGGTTGACGCTCAACGCCGTCGTGCAGGGCGCCTGGGCACTGCTGCTGGCCGGGTACTCCGGGCAGCGCGACGTCCGCTTCGGTTCGGTCGTGTCCGGCCGCGACGGTGACCTCGACGGCGTCGAGGACATCTGCGGGCTCGTCATCAACACGATCCCGGTGCGCGCCAAGGTCGACGGGGACCGGCCCGTCCTCGACTGGCTCGCCGAACTGCAGGACGCGCAGGCGAGGTCGCGGGAGTTCAGCTACACCTCGCTCACCCAGCTCGCCGGTTGGCTCGGCGCCGACGAGGCCGCGGTTCCCGGCAGGACCGCGTTGTTCGACAGCGCGGTGGTGTTCGAGAACTACCCGGTGCGCTACGACGTCGCCGCGGAGCACGGGCTCGGGATTCGGGACCTGCACGCCGCCGATGCCAACAACTTCCCGCTCACCCTGGTGTTCTTCGCCGCCGACGAGCCGTCGTTCATGCTCGCCTACGACGGTGAGCTCTTCGACGTCGGCACGATGCAGCGGCTGGCAGACCACCTGACCGAGCTGCTGTCGGCGATCGTCGACGCGGACGGGCGGAACCTGGCCGCGGTCACCATGCTCACCGCGGCCGAGCGCGCCGAGCTGGCGCGGTGGAACGACACCGCGGTGGACTACCCGGCCGAGGCCACCCTGCACGAGCTGTTCGAGCGGCAGGCGAGCCGGACCCCGGATCGCACGGCGGTCGTCTGCGGCGCCGGGAGCCTGACGTACCGGGAACTGGACGAGTCGGCCAACCGGTTGGCGCACCAGCTGATCGACGCCGGGGTCGGCGCGGACAGCATCGTCGCGATCATGCTGTGGCGTGGGCTGGACATGGTCGTGAGCATGCTCGCCGCGCACAAGGCGGGCGGTGGCTACGCCATGATCGACCCGGAGTACCCGAGCGAGCGGATCGGCCTGATGCTCGGTGACCTCACCCCCGCCGTGGTGGTGGCCGACCAGGACCTCGCCGAGCGGCTTCCGGCGACCGACACGCCGGTGCTGCGGGTCGACGCCGATGCCGAGGCCATCGCGGCCCGCCCCTCGGTGCGCCCTGACGGCGGGGCGAGCGCCGACACGGTCGCCTGCGTCATGTTCACCTCGGGATCCACCGGACGGCCCAAGGGCGTGTGCGCACCGCACCGCGCGATGGTGCGCACGTTCACCGGCCAGGACTTCCTCGATTTCGGCGGGGAGCAAGTGTTCCTGCAGTACTCGCCGATGTCGTGGGACGCGGCGCAGATGGAGCTGTGGTCGGTGCTGCTCCACGGCGGCACCACCGTGCTCTGCCCGAGCCACAAGCTGGACCTGCCCCTGCTCGTCTCGCTGATCGACGAGCACCGGGTCACCACGCTGTGGTTGTCGGCGAGCCTGTTCAACGCCGTGGTGGACAACCACCCCGAGGTGCTCGACAGCGTCCGCCAGGTCGCGACCGGTGGCGAAGCGGCCTCGACCCCGCACATCCGGGCCGCCCGCGGGCGCCACCCGAACCTGCGCCTCGTGCACGGCTGCGGACCGGTGGAGAGCATGGTCTTCGCGACCACGCACCAGATCACCGCCGAGGACACCGGGCCGCTGATCCCGATCGGCGCGCCCATGCCCAACACCCGCGGCTACGTGCTCGACGGGAACCTCAACCAGGTTCCGGTCGGCGTCGCCGGTGAGTGGTACATCGGTGGTGACGGACTCGCCCGCGGCTATCTCGGCCTGCCCGGCCTGACGGCGGAACGGTTCGTCGCCGATCCCTTCGGCCCGCCTGGTTCCCGGCTCTACCGGACCGGTGACCTGGTGCGGTGGCGGCCGGACGGCACGATGGAGATGCTGGGCCGGATCGACGACCAGGTGAAGATCCGCGGCCACCGGATCGAACCGGGCGAGATCGAGGCCGTGCTGCTGGACCACCCGGACGTCGCCGCGGCCTCCGTCGTCGTGCGCGAGGACCAGCCCGGTGTTCGCAGGCTCACCGCCTACCTGGTACCTGCCGGCTCCTGCGACGCCGCGCGGGTGCGGGACTTCCTCGCCGACCGGCTGCCCGACTACCTGGTGCCCGCCGCGTTCGTCGTGCTCGACGCCCTGCCGCTGACCTCGACCGGCAAGGTCGACCGGTCGGCGCTGCCGGAGCCGGAGGAGCGGGGCGAACTCCTCGCCGGCTACGTGGCCCCGGAAACCCCGACCGAGCAGGGACTGGCCAGGTTGTGGGTGCAGGTGCTCGGCGTGTCCCGGGTCGGCCTCGACGACAACTTCTTCGACCTCGGCGGGGACTCGATCCTCACCATCCGCCTGCTGTCGGAGATCAAGGCGGCCTTCGGCGTGAAGCTCTCGCCCCGGGTGGTCTTCGACTCGCCCACCGTGCGGAAGCTGGCGGCGGCCGTGGAGACCGCGGTGCTGGAGGACATCGAACGGTCACTCGTCCAGGAGGGCGGCTGA
- a CDS encoding MbtH family protein: MTNPFDDPVGSYSVLINDEGQHSLWRDGVDVPRGWRVVHGGASRESCLRYVDENWTDLRPAGLAARMDNR; encoded by the coding sequence ATGACGAATCCGTTCGACGATCCTGTGGGCAGCTACTCCGTCCTGATCAACGACGAGGGTCAGCATTCGTTGTGGAGGGACGGGGTGGACGTTCCCCGGGGGTGGCGCGTGGTGCACGGCGGGGCGAGTCGCGAGTCGTGCCTCCGCTATGTCGACGAGAACTGGACCGATCTGCGTCCGGCTGGTCTCGCAGCGCGGATGGACAACCGCTGA